From Arctopsyche grandis isolate Sample6627 chromosome 12, ASM5162203v2, whole genome shotgun sequence, one genomic window encodes:
- the sws gene encoding patatin like phospholipase domain containing sws isoform X6 — protein sequence MEALQWVAARVAGGGAPTSPAPPSLSLSLSPAILSPFLTDQILWFIIGGLVCALIILLSLFYKKVRKKDVVQAEGISMTHTGDGSRPRFRKRDKMLFYGRRMLRKVKSISGAGQGRKRRAVMRFARRLLQLKKEQAPTQLKVLEPPAEYLEEDISNDERMPSDALYMLHSIRVFGHFEKPVFLKLCKHTEILNVLAGSFLFKIGDADENVYVVQSGRINVFITSSEGTALSLKIVRAGESVTSLLSFTDVLTGHPHPYKTVSAKAMEDSQVIRLPMAAFQEVFHEYPDIFVRVMQIIMVRLQRVTFTALHQYLGLSAELVNPGRDSRKRTSMFANSPQKARGSASGPKDMDLMTETFSPADCSPRDSSNLEFQSLNLQRSKQSDLVADTNSGTTLYPPDVQPSNASTKPMSTGRRTTNPPCNESMDEQALVNIATEAFVKELGLEDDTLLRGGHVQIKEISSGTYLMKEESQKDVALVYLLSGTLIVSQKMAEGDAEVHMFTAFPGEVVGGLAVLTGEPSFFTIRAKHFSRIGLLSKNSVYNIMRDRPIVVLHIADTVIKRLSPFVRQVDFALDWVFLESGRAVYRQGEDSDSTFIVLSGRLRSVITHPNGKKELVGEYGKGDLVGIVEMVTQTKRSTTVMAVRDSELAKLPEGLFNAIKLRFPVVVTRLINLLGHRILGSWQKPSHTIGHANAAVDTRHTQLNFSTVAIVPVSDDVPLTAFTYELYHSLSSIGSTLRLTSDVIRKMLGNTIMDPNNEYRLSSWLAQQEDKHKVSLYQCDPGFTQWTQRCVRQADCILIVGLGDKPPSIGKIEKEIERLAIRTQKELVLLHREGGPRPRGTVEWLNMRAWVSSHHHILCQNRMFTRKSQYRICELYNKVLMSEASVHSDFSRLARWLTGTSVGLVLGGGGARGAAHVGMIRAIQEAGIPIDMVGGVSIGAFMGALWCSEKNITTVTQKAREWSKKMTQWGRQLLDLTYPATSMFSGRHFNSTIKGTFNDTHIEDLWLPYFTVTTDITASCMRIHRHADIMRASGARHILAIDVGSQDDMDLTNYGDDLSGWWLLWKRWNPFVTPVKVPNLPDIQSRLAYVSCVRQLEEVKSSDYCEYIRPPIDKYKTLQFGSFDEIKDVGYQHGRGYFEGQRRRGALPILKQDCVTLRSPQHHHINEYTFTDLAQMVCQVSPGSRMDESSDDSEDDMREGYEGYASEPSAGILDETLRRRRVGGSLSLSENEIDSESEIYLSGR from the exons ATGGAGGCGCTGCAGTGGGTGGCCGCTCGCGTCGCCGGGGGCGGAGCGCCCACTTCGCCCGCGCCCCCctccctctctctctccctctccCCCGCCATCCTCTCGCCGTTCCTCACCGATCAG atacTATGGTTCATTATTGGCGGCCTAGTTTGCGCTTTAATTATCTTACTATCCCTATTTTATAAGAAAGTTAGGAAAAAAG ATGTAGTACAAGCTGAAGGAATATCAATGACACACACGGGAGATGGATCCCGCCCTCGCTTTCGTAAACGGGATAAAATGCTATTTTATGGTCGTCGTATGCTCCGCAAAGTCAAATCGATCTCAGGTGCCGGGCAAGGAAGGAAAAGACGCGCCGTTATGCGATTCGCAAGAAGACTGCTACAACTCAAAAAAGAGCAAGCACCAACACAGCTTAAG gtTCTTGAACCTCCAGCTGAATATCTGGAAGAAGATATATCTAATGATGAGCGAATGCCATCCGATGCCCTCTACATGCTTCATTCTATTAGGGTTTTCGGACACTTTGAGAAACCAGTTTTCTTAAAGCTGTGTAAACACACTGAGATTCTCAACGTGCTTGCTGGAagttttcttttcaaaatag gtgATGCTGATGAAAATGTATATGTGGTGCAAAGTGGAAGAATAAATGTTTTCATAACATCATCAGAAGGTACAGCACTGTCATTAAAAATTGTTCGTGCTGGAGAGAGTGTCACATCTTTACTTAGTTTTACTGATGTTTTAacg GGCCATCCTCATCCATATAAAACTGTAAGTGCCAAAGCGATGGAAGATTCTCAAGTCATTCGACTTCCAATGGCAGCATTTCAAGAAGTGTTTCATGAATATCCCGATATATTTGTCAGAGTAATGCAG ATCATCATGGTTCGACTTCAACGTGTTACATTTACAGCACTGCATCAGTATTTGGGATTAAGTGCTGAATTAGTCAATCCG GGTAGAGATAGTAGGAAAAGAACATCCATGTTTGCTAACTCTCCCCAAAAAGCACGTGGAAGTGCCAGTGGTCCTAAAGACATGGACCTTATGACCGAAACATTTTCACCAGCTGATTGTAGTCCTAGAGATTCATCTAACTTA gaATTCCAATCACTTAATTTACAACGATCAAAACAATCTGATTTGGTGGCTGATACGAATTCGGGTACAACCctg TACCCACCTGATGTTCAACCATCCAACGCTTCAACCAAACCAATGTCAACTGGAAGACGAACAACAAACCCACCGTGCAATGAATCTATGGATGAACAAGCACTTGTCAATATAGCTACGGAAGCTTTCGTTAAAGAGCTTGGACTCGAAGACGATACTCTTCTCCGAGGAGGACATGTTCAGATCAAAGAAATTTCTAGTGGGACGTATCTTATGAAAGAAGAAAGCCAAAAA gATGTCGCTTTGGTATACCTTTTATCGGGTACTTTGATAGTTTCACAAAAAATGGCAGAAGGTGATGCCGAGGTCCATATGTTCACAGCTTTTCCAG GTGAAGTGGTCGGAGGTTTGGCGGTATTGACTGGAGAGCCTAGTTTCTTTACAATTAGAGCAAAACATTTTTCAAGAATCGGACTTCTATCTAAAAATTCTGTATATAA TATAATGCGAGACCGTCCCATAGTAGTGCTACACATCGCCGACACGGTCATTAAAAGGCTATCTCCATTTGTAAGACAGGTTGATTTTGCTCTCGATTGG gtATTCTTAGAATCAGGTAGAGCAGTATATAGACAAGGTGAAGATTCTGACTCTACTTTTATCGTATTAAGCGGTAGATTAAGATCAGTTATTACGCATCCTAATGGTAAAAAAGAGCTAGTAGGCGAATATGGCAAGGGTGATCTTGTGGGAATT gTTGAAATGGTGACTCAAACAAAACGTAGCACAACAGTTATGGCTGTAAGAGATTCTGAATTAGCAAAATTACCAGAAGGACTTTTCAACGCAATCAAACTCAGATTTCCTGTTGTTGTAACCCGACTTATAAATTTATTGGGACATAGAATTTTAG GTTCCTGGCAAAAACCTAGTCATACTATAGGACACGCAAACGCTGCAGTCGATACTCGACACACTCAATTGAATTTTTCTACTGTTGCTATTGTGCCAGTTAGTGACGATGTCCCACTCACTGCCTTTACATATGAATTGTATCATTCTCTTTCATCCATCG GTTCGACGTTACGTTTAACGTCTGACGTCATCAGAAAAATGCTAGGTAATACAATAATGGATCCAAATAATGAATACCGTCTGAGTTCTTGGTTAGCTCAACAAGAGGACAAACATAAA GTATCTTTGTATCAATGTGACCCGGGATTTACACAATGGACGCAGAGATGTGTAAGACAAGCCGATTGTATTTTAATTGTAGGTCTCGGTGATAAGCCACccagtattggaaag atTGAAAAAGAAATAGAAAGATTAGCAATACGCACACAAAAAGAACTAGTATTATTGCACCGTGAAGGTGGACCTCGTCCTCGTGGAACCGTCGAATGGCTCAATATGCGTGCTTGGGTCTCGTCACATCATCATATATTATGTCAGAATAGAATGTTCACGCGTAAAAGTCAATATAGAATA TGTGAATTATATAACAAAGTACTCATGTCCGAAGCGTCGGTGCATTCAGATTTCTCGAGGCTCGCTAGATGGTTGACGGGAACTTCTGTCGGTCTTGTACTCGGCGGTGGTGGTGCACGCGGAGCTGCTCACGTCGGAATGATACGTGCCATTCAG GAAGCTGGTATTCCTATTGATATGGTCGGCGGAGTTAGTATTGGTGCTTTTATGGGGGCCTTGTGGTGTAGTGAAAAGAATATCACGACCGTTACACAAAAAGCTAGAGAGTGGTCCAAG AAAATGACCCAATGGGGTAGACAATTGCTTGATCTCACATACCCGGCGACTTCTATGTTTTCTGGTCGTCATTTTAATTCTACGATAAAAGGAACGTTTAACGACACCCACATAGAAGATTTATGGTTACCATATTTTACCGTTACCACTGATATAACTGCTAGTTGTATGAGAATACATCGTCATG CTGATATAATGCGTGCCTCTGGTGCTCGACACATATTAGCCATAGACGTCGGTTCACAAGACGATATGGATTTAACAAACTACGGAGATGACCTATCTGGTTGGTGGCTACTGTGGAAAAGATGGAATCCTTTCGTTACCCCCGTCAAAGTACCAAACTTGCCAGACATTCAAAGTCGTTTGGCATACGTGTCTTGTGTCCGACAACTAGAG GAAGTGAAGTCTTCAGATTATTGTGAATACATCAGACCGCCGATAGACAAATACAAAACGCTTCAATTTGGATCGTTCGACGAGATCAAAGATGTCGGATATCAACACGGTCGAGGATATTTTGAAGGGCAACGCCGTAGAGGTGCCCTGCCTATTTTGAAACAAGATTGCGTAACTCTTCGCTCCCCACAACACCACCATATTAACGA gtaTACTTTCACTGATTTGGCACAAATGGTTTGCCAAGTTTCACCAGGATCGAGGATGGACGAAAGTTCCGATGATTCGGAAGATGATATGCGCGAAGGTTACGAGGGATATGCTTCTGAGCCGAGTGCCGGAATATTAGAC GAGACGCTTCGAAGAAGACGTGTGGGTGGTTCTCTATCTTTATCTGAAAATGAAATTGATTCCGAAAGCGAGATTTATTTGTCGGGAAGATAG
- the sws gene encoding patatin like phospholipase domain containing sws isoform X5, protein MEALQWVAARVAGGGAPTSPAPPSLSLSLSPAILSPFLTDQILWFIIGGLVCALIILLSLFYKKVRKKDVVQAEGISMTHTGDGSRPRFRKRDKMLFYGRRMLRKVKSISGAGQGRKRRAVMRFARRLLQLKKEQAPTQLKVLEPPAEYLEEDISNDERMPSDALYMLHSIRVFGHFEKPVFLKLCKHTEILNVLAGSFLFKIGDADENVYVVQSGRINVFITSSEGTALSLKIVRAGESVTSLLSFTDVLTGHPHPYKTVSAKAMEDSQVIRLPMAAFQEVFHEYPDIFVRVMQIIMVRLQRVTFTALHQYLGLSAELVNPGRDSRKRTSMFANSPQKARGSASGPKDMDLMTETFSPADCSPRDSSNLEFQSLNLQRSKQSDLVADTNSGTTLYPPDVQPSNASTKPMSTGRRTTNPPCNESMDEQALVNIATEAFVKELGLEDDTLLRGGHVQIKEISSGTYLMKEESQKDVALVYLLSGTLIVSQKMAEGDAEVHMFTAFPGEVVGGLAVLTGEPSFFTIRAKHFSRIGLLSKNSVYNIMRDRPIVVLHIADTVIKRLSPFVRQVDFALDWVFLESGRAVYRQGEDSDSTFIVLSGRLRSVITHPNGKKELVGEYGKGDLVGIVEMVTQTKRSTTVMAVRDSELAKLPEGLFNAIKLRFPVVVTRLINLLGHRILGSWQKPSHTIGHANAAVDTRHTQLNFSTVAIVPVSDDVPLTAFTYELYHSLSSIGSTLRLTSDVIRKMLGNTIMDPNNEYRLSSWLAQQEDKHKVSTVSLYQCDPGFTQWTQRCVRQADCILIVGLGDKPPSIGKIEKEIERLAIRTQKELVLLHREGGPRPRGTVEWLNMRAWVSSHHHILCQNRMFTRKSQYRICELYNKVLMSEASVHSDFSRLARWLTGTSVGLVLGGGGARGAAHVGMIRAIQEAGIPIDMVGGVSIGAFMGALWCSEKNITTVTQKAREWSKKMTQWGRQLLDLTYPATSMFSGRHFNSTIKGTFNDTHIEDLWLPYFTVTTDITASCMRIHRHADIMRASGARHILAIDVGSQDDMDLTNYGDDLSGWWLLWKRWNPFVTPVKVPNLPDIQSRLAYVSCVRQLEEVKSSDYCEYIRPPIDKYKTLQFGSFDEIKDVGYQHGRGYFEGQRRRGALPILKQDCVTLRSPQHHHINEYTFTDLAQMVCQVSPGSRMDESSDDSEDDMREGYEGYASEPSAGILDETLRRRRVGGSLSLSENEIDSESEIYLSGR, encoded by the exons ATGGAGGCGCTGCAGTGGGTGGCCGCTCGCGTCGCCGGGGGCGGAGCGCCCACTTCGCCCGCGCCCCCctccctctctctctccctctccCCCGCCATCCTCTCGCCGTTCCTCACCGATCAG atacTATGGTTCATTATTGGCGGCCTAGTTTGCGCTTTAATTATCTTACTATCCCTATTTTATAAGAAAGTTAGGAAAAAAG ATGTAGTACAAGCTGAAGGAATATCAATGACACACACGGGAGATGGATCCCGCCCTCGCTTTCGTAAACGGGATAAAATGCTATTTTATGGTCGTCGTATGCTCCGCAAAGTCAAATCGATCTCAGGTGCCGGGCAAGGAAGGAAAAGACGCGCCGTTATGCGATTCGCAAGAAGACTGCTACAACTCAAAAAAGAGCAAGCACCAACACAGCTTAAG gtTCTTGAACCTCCAGCTGAATATCTGGAAGAAGATATATCTAATGATGAGCGAATGCCATCCGATGCCCTCTACATGCTTCATTCTATTAGGGTTTTCGGACACTTTGAGAAACCAGTTTTCTTAAAGCTGTGTAAACACACTGAGATTCTCAACGTGCTTGCTGGAagttttcttttcaaaatag gtgATGCTGATGAAAATGTATATGTGGTGCAAAGTGGAAGAATAAATGTTTTCATAACATCATCAGAAGGTACAGCACTGTCATTAAAAATTGTTCGTGCTGGAGAGAGTGTCACATCTTTACTTAGTTTTACTGATGTTTTAacg GGCCATCCTCATCCATATAAAACTGTAAGTGCCAAAGCGATGGAAGATTCTCAAGTCATTCGACTTCCAATGGCAGCATTTCAAGAAGTGTTTCATGAATATCCCGATATATTTGTCAGAGTAATGCAG ATCATCATGGTTCGACTTCAACGTGTTACATTTACAGCACTGCATCAGTATTTGGGATTAAGTGCTGAATTAGTCAATCCG GGTAGAGATAGTAGGAAAAGAACATCCATGTTTGCTAACTCTCCCCAAAAAGCACGTGGAAGTGCCAGTGGTCCTAAAGACATGGACCTTATGACCGAAACATTTTCACCAGCTGATTGTAGTCCTAGAGATTCATCTAACTTA gaATTCCAATCACTTAATTTACAACGATCAAAACAATCTGATTTGGTGGCTGATACGAATTCGGGTACAACCctg TACCCACCTGATGTTCAACCATCCAACGCTTCAACCAAACCAATGTCAACTGGAAGACGAACAACAAACCCACCGTGCAATGAATCTATGGATGAACAAGCACTTGTCAATATAGCTACGGAAGCTTTCGTTAAAGAGCTTGGACTCGAAGACGATACTCTTCTCCGAGGAGGACATGTTCAGATCAAAGAAATTTCTAGTGGGACGTATCTTATGAAAGAAGAAAGCCAAAAA gATGTCGCTTTGGTATACCTTTTATCGGGTACTTTGATAGTTTCACAAAAAATGGCAGAAGGTGATGCCGAGGTCCATATGTTCACAGCTTTTCCAG GTGAAGTGGTCGGAGGTTTGGCGGTATTGACTGGAGAGCCTAGTTTCTTTACAATTAGAGCAAAACATTTTTCAAGAATCGGACTTCTATCTAAAAATTCTGTATATAA TATAATGCGAGACCGTCCCATAGTAGTGCTACACATCGCCGACACGGTCATTAAAAGGCTATCTCCATTTGTAAGACAGGTTGATTTTGCTCTCGATTGG gtATTCTTAGAATCAGGTAGAGCAGTATATAGACAAGGTGAAGATTCTGACTCTACTTTTATCGTATTAAGCGGTAGATTAAGATCAGTTATTACGCATCCTAATGGTAAAAAAGAGCTAGTAGGCGAATATGGCAAGGGTGATCTTGTGGGAATT gTTGAAATGGTGACTCAAACAAAACGTAGCACAACAGTTATGGCTGTAAGAGATTCTGAATTAGCAAAATTACCAGAAGGACTTTTCAACGCAATCAAACTCAGATTTCCTGTTGTTGTAACCCGACTTATAAATTTATTGGGACATAGAATTTTAG GTTCCTGGCAAAAACCTAGTCATACTATAGGACACGCAAACGCTGCAGTCGATACTCGACACACTCAATTGAATTTTTCTACTGTTGCTATTGTGCCAGTTAGTGACGATGTCCCACTCACTGCCTTTACATATGAATTGTATCATTCTCTTTCATCCATCG GTTCGACGTTACGTTTAACGTCTGACGTCATCAGAAAAATGCTAGGTAATACAATAATGGATCCAAATAATGAATACCGTCTGAGTTCTTGGTTAGCTCAACAAGAGGACAAACATAAAGTAAGTACT GTATCTTTGTATCAATGTGACCCGGGATTTACACAATGGACGCAGAGATGTGTAAGACAAGCCGATTGTATTTTAATTGTAGGTCTCGGTGATAAGCCACccagtattggaaag atTGAAAAAGAAATAGAAAGATTAGCAATACGCACACAAAAAGAACTAGTATTATTGCACCGTGAAGGTGGACCTCGTCCTCGTGGAACCGTCGAATGGCTCAATATGCGTGCTTGGGTCTCGTCACATCATCATATATTATGTCAGAATAGAATGTTCACGCGTAAAAGTCAATATAGAATA TGTGAATTATATAACAAAGTACTCATGTCCGAAGCGTCGGTGCATTCAGATTTCTCGAGGCTCGCTAGATGGTTGACGGGAACTTCTGTCGGTCTTGTACTCGGCGGTGGTGGTGCACGCGGAGCTGCTCACGTCGGAATGATACGTGCCATTCAG GAAGCTGGTATTCCTATTGATATGGTCGGCGGAGTTAGTATTGGTGCTTTTATGGGGGCCTTGTGGTGTAGTGAAAAGAATATCACGACCGTTACACAAAAAGCTAGAGAGTGGTCCAAG AAAATGACCCAATGGGGTAGACAATTGCTTGATCTCACATACCCGGCGACTTCTATGTTTTCTGGTCGTCATTTTAATTCTACGATAAAAGGAACGTTTAACGACACCCACATAGAAGATTTATGGTTACCATATTTTACCGTTACCACTGATATAACTGCTAGTTGTATGAGAATACATCGTCATG CTGATATAATGCGTGCCTCTGGTGCTCGACACATATTAGCCATAGACGTCGGTTCACAAGACGATATGGATTTAACAAACTACGGAGATGACCTATCTGGTTGGTGGCTACTGTGGAAAAGATGGAATCCTTTCGTTACCCCCGTCAAAGTACCAAACTTGCCAGACATTCAAAGTCGTTTGGCATACGTGTCTTGTGTCCGACAACTAGAG GAAGTGAAGTCTTCAGATTATTGTGAATACATCAGACCGCCGATAGACAAATACAAAACGCTTCAATTTGGATCGTTCGACGAGATCAAAGATGTCGGATATCAACACGGTCGAGGATATTTTGAAGGGCAACGCCGTAGAGGTGCCCTGCCTATTTTGAAACAAGATTGCGTAACTCTTCGCTCCCCACAACACCACCATATTAACGA gtaTACTTTCACTGATTTGGCACAAATGGTTTGCCAAGTTTCACCAGGATCGAGGATGGACGAAAGTTCCGATGATTCGGAAGATGATATGCGCGAAGGTTACGAGGGATATGCTTCTGAGCCGAGTGCCGGAATATTAGAC GAGACGCTTCGAAGAAGACGTGTGGGTGGTTCTCTATCTTTATCTGAAAATGAAATTGATTCCGAAAGCGAGATTTATTTGTCGGGAAGATAG